Genomic DNA from Bacteroidota bacterium:
GATTCAAAGGCCTTTAAATCGTAATATTTTTCCTGTGCTGTTACCTTTTCAGTAATGAAAAAGGCAATAAACACTATTAAATATAATTTTTCTACTACAATTCCCCTTTTATTCGTCATCATCATAAATGTTAACATTTTCAAATCCATTATCGTTTTGCTATATTAAAAAAAAATCGTAAATTATTAGGATTCTTTTCAAGAATTATATCAACGTAAAATTACAACCCGGTTTTAAAATATTTTTCTTAGTTTTGCACGGCCAAAAAATCAGCGTTGAAAAGTAATTACATTGCTACTTATCAAGCAATTCTACTTGTCAGAATTACAAAGAAAAAACAGCATTCATTAACCAAATAATTAGTAGTATATTATGGAGCAGGCGAAGTACAAATCTTATTCTAATCACAATTATAAAAAGATTCCTCAGATGAGTTTATTATCTGAAGAAGAAAAGTTTATTATAGACGTAGTTGGGGCAGTATTGCCATTTAAGGTTAATAACTATGTAGTTGATGAATTAATTGATTGGAATAATTACAGTACTGATCCAATATACATATTAACTTTCCCACAAAAAGAGATGCTTAGCACAGAGCATTTCGAGCAGGTTGCCGACCTGATGAGAATGGGTGCCGATAAATCGCAAATCAAAGAGTTAACAGATTCTATCCGCTTGCAGCTTAATCCTGCACCTGCGGGACAAGCCGACAATGTTCCCGAGGTAAATGGTCATAAATTACCGGGTGTTCAACACAAGTACCGCGAAACTATGCTGTTTTTCCCTCAACAGGGACAAACATGTCATGCATATTGTACGTTCTGCTTCCGTTGGCCTCAATTTACCCAAATGGATGAGGCTAAATTTGCAATGAAGGAAATAGAACTGGTAATAGAATACATTAAACAAAATCCTGAAATCACAGATATTCTTTTTACCGGAGGAGATCCGATGGTGATGAAATCAAAAATATTCAAGGCCTATATTGACTCTATCCTGGAAGCCGATCTTCCGAATATTAAAACTATTAGAATCGGAACAAAATCACTTGGATACTGGCCTTATCGCTATACGCACGATGAAGATGCACAGGAGTTGATCGAAACTATCAAAAAGATTGTAGATAGTGGTATACATGTATCTTTTATGGCTCACTTTAACCATCATGCTGAATTGAAAACCAAAGCTGTTAAAGATGCAATAAAGGTTATACAACAAACCGGAGCGATTATAAGGACTCAGTCGCCTGTAATGCGAAATATAAACGCCAATGCTGATGTATGGGCAACAATGTGGCGTCAACAGGTTGATTTAGGTTTAATTCCATACTATATGTTCTTAGCACGCGATACCGGTGCTCAGGATTATTTCTCTGTTCCCTTAGTTGAAGCCTGGGATATTTTCAGAAATGCCTACACTAAAGTAAGCGGAATAGTAAGAACTGTAAAAGGTCCGAGTATGTCGGCCAATCCTGGTAAAATCCAGGTTCTTGGTGTTGTAAAAATTAAAGGAAAGAAATACTTTAATCTTCAGTTTGTTCAGGGAAGAAATCCTGATTGGGTTGGAAGACCATTCTTTGCCGAATACGACGAAAAAGCCATCTGGATTGATGATTTACAACCTGCACTGGGAGAAGAAGAATTTTTCTTTGAGGAATTCCTCAACAGAAAATACGAAGTTGCAGATCAGCTTATCAATGATATAAATGATTAGTGTTAGATTTTATTAATAAATAAAAAACGGATTTGATATTCTCAAATCCGTTTTTTTTTACTGCATCACTCGTCACTTCATCACTACATCATTAACAGTCTGCTTTCTTTTAAGCTCAATGGTAAAGTGCCTCAAGATAGGAGCTTCCCATTCTATTTCCAGTCCTTTTCTAATTTCATTTCGGCGATCGTAAACATTCTTCAGCGCTGCGGCAATGTAATCCATGTGATTTTGAGTATAGGTTCTACGCGGAATAGCCAAACGCAGCAGCTCCAAATCAGGGTAGCGGTTTTCTCTTGTCTTCGGATCTCTGTCGGCCAACAGTGTACCGATTTCCACACCTCTCACTCCACCTTCTATATACAACTCCACTCCTAGAGTCTGAGCAGGAAACTCACTTTGGGGAATATGTGGTAAAAAACGTTTAACATCTACAAAAACAGCATGTCCGCCTATCGGCTCCTGTACCGGAACACCATATTCCAATAGTTTTTCACCAAGATATTTCACCTGGCCTATCCTGCTTTCAAGATATTCGAATGTAGTTGCTTCTTTAAGTCCTTGTGCCAAAGCTGCCATATCTCTCCCGCTCATTCCTCCATAGGTAATAAAACCTTCAAACATTATATTATAAGTAGAAGCTTCACGAAATATCTCTTTGCTTTTTAATCCTATAAACCCGCCAATATTTACAAGACCGTCCTTTTTAGAACTCATTGTGGCACCCTCGCCGTAAGTAAATATCTCTTTTACAATTTCTTTAATACTTTTATCTTTATAGCCTTCTTCACGTGTTTTTATAAAATATGCATTCTCTGCAAAACGGGCGATATCAAAAAACACAGGGATTTCATATTTTTTACACAATTCCGATACTTCACGAATATTTTTCATCGATACAGGCTGTCCTCCTGCAGTATTATTAGTAATCGTGATTAAAGTAAATGGAATTTTTTCTTTCGGGTTCGACATTAGGACTTTTTCTAATTTATCCAGATCAACATTTCCTTTAAAAGGATGTTGAGCTGTTGTATCAAAAGCCTCATCTATTGTACAATCTATCGCCTTTGCCTTTCTAAATTCAATATGTCCCTTTGTAGTATCGAAATGAGAATTTCCGGGAACTACATCTCCTTCTTTTACCAGTACCGAAAACAATACATTTTCTGCAGCTCTACCCTGATGGGTTGGAAGAAAATACTCAAAGCCCAATAGTTCCTTTACGGTATTTTTCAACTTAGTAAACGAAATTGAACCCGCATAACTTTCATCTCCTGTCATTACTTCGGCCCACTGCTTATCGCTCATCGCGCCTGTTCCTGAATCAGTTAACAAATCTATAAATACTTTATCACTGTCAAGGTTAAACAAATTGAATTTAGCTTCTTCTATCCACTCTTCACGTTCCTGGCGTGTAGTTTTTTTAATTGTTTCAACCATCTTAATTTTAAATGGTTCTGCATATGGTAATTTCATGTGTTTTAGATGTTAGATATTAGATATTAGACTATTAGCAATACACCTTATACTATAATACAATAGTAAAGGCAATCTATTTTTAATAATCTGTAAAAATTGCAGAGTTTATCAATCTATTTCGGGAAGAAATAAATGTTAGTAGTGGTAGTTATCTCTACGTTTGATATGAATATACCTTATATCAGCAATAAAATCCTGAATAAACATGTACCTAATTATATTAAGCAATTACTAAATGAAAGTTAATCCACCCAAATATACAAATAAAATTACATTTTTAAAAAATACAAAATACTATGATTACAACTTAAAATCTTCCACTTTTCATCCTTATTCAAAATAATTATTTGGATTAATTTTTAGTGAAAATCAAATGATATAAAATCATCAAAATGTTAATAACTAAAAAAATAATTCCTACATTATTTTTTGTTTAATTAATCTCTATATATTTACTTAGCATCTATAACTACAACACTGCATTAATTGACCTGCGAGGAATAAAAAAATGAAAAATAAAAAATATTTTTTTATTTTTTTTATTTTAAAACAAGCTCAGACCATACCCGTCAAAATCACAACTATCTGATTTTCCTACACTTAACACACTTTAAAGGAAAATAATTTTTAAATAACAATTTTTGTTTTCAACAATTAATGTTGATAACAATAAGCGATAATAAATTTTTTTTCCGGACTATTCTTCTATATTTGATTTCAGAAAGCGTAAATATTTAATGAATAGATTATCACAATGATAGAACAAATACCTACTACTAAAATGGAAAAGACCTACAAGCATGAAGAGGTTTTAAAAGCGAGCTTGAAATATTTTGAGGGGGATGAACTGGCTGCTACAACATGGATCAATAAATATGCAATAAAAGATACCGAAGGAAACTATTTTGAACTGTCGCCTGAAGACATGCACAAAAGGATGGCAGACAAGTTCGCGGTTATTGAAGAAAAATACGGTAACGATTTATCTAAAGAACAAAAAACAAGATTATCTAAATACGGAAAAGAAAGAAAACTTCTTACCGGTGACAGGATTTTTGAATTGTTTGATAAATTTAAATATATAATACCACAAGGTAGTGTAATGTCTGCTTTGGGTAATAACAAATTCATTGCTTCGCTTTCTAATTGTGTTGTAATTCCACCTGTACACGATTCATACGGTGGTATTATGCATACCGATCAGCAACTGGCTCAACTGTTTAAGCGCAGATGTGGTGTAGGTGTTGATATATCTAATTTACGTCCAAAAGATGCTCTTGTATCAAATGCTGCGGGAACTACAACCGGTGCAGTATCGTTTATGGAACGTTTTTCGAACACAACCCGCGAAGTTGCACAAAACGGACGCAGAGGAGCATTGATGTTAACTATCGACATTGCTCATCCTGATGTAATGGACTTTATCACCATAAAACAGGATTTAAGTAAAGTAACCGGAGCAAATATTTCTCTTCGCCTTTCTGACGAGTTTATGACTGCGGTTAAAAATGATACTGATTACACTCACCGTTGGCCAATCGACAGTAAAGATCCAAAATATACTAAAACTGTTAAGGCAAGAGACGTTTGGGATGTTATTATAAAGTCGGCACACAATACAGCTGAACCGGGATTACTTTTCTGGGACAGACAGCACTACTACTCTACATCATCTGTTTATCCGGGATTTGAGAAC
This window encodes:
- a CDS encoding lysine 2,3-aminomutase, whose translation is MSLLSEEEKFIIDVVGAVLPFKVNNYVVDELIDWNNYSTDPIYILTFPQKEMLSTEHFEQVADLMRMGADKSQIKELTDSIRLQLNPAPAGQADNVPEVNGHKLPGVQHKYRETMLFFPQQGQTCHAYCTFCFRWPQFTQMDEAKFAMKEIELVIEYIKQNPEITDILFTGGDPMVMKSKIFKAYIDSILEADLPNIKTIRIGTKSLGYWPYRYTHDEDAQELIETIKKIVDSGIHVSFMAHFNHHAELKTKAVKDAIKVIQQTGAIIRTQSPVMRNINANADVWATMWRQQVDLGLIPYYMFLARDTGAQDYFSVPLVEAWDIFRNAYTKVSGIVRTVKGPSMSANPGKIQVLGVVKIKGKKYFNLQFVQGRNPDWVGRPFFAEYDEKAIWIDDLQPALGEEEFFFEEFLNRKYEVADQLINDIND
- a CDS encoding tryptophanase; this translates as MKLPYAEPFKIKMVETIKKTTRQEREEWIEEAKFNLFNLDSDKVFIDLLTDSGTGAMSDKQWAEVMTGDESYAGSISFTKLKNTVKELLGFEYFLPTHQGRAAENVLFSVLVKEGDVVPGNSHFDTTKGHIEFRKAKAIDCTIDEAFDTTAQHPFKGNVDLDKLEKVLMSNPKEKIPFTLITITNNTAGGQPVSMKNIREVSELCKKYEIPVFFDIARFAENAYFIKTREEGYKDKSIKEIVKEIFTYGEGATMSSKKDGLVNIGGFIGLKSKEIFREASTYNIMFEGFITYGGMSGRDMAALAQGLKEATTFEYLESRIGQVKYLGEKLLEYGVPVQEPIGGHAVFVDVKRFLPHIPQSEFPAQTLGVELYIEGGVRGVEIGTLLADRDPKTRENRYPDLELLRLAIPRRTYTQNHMDYIAAALKNVYDRRNEIRKGLEIEWEAPILRHFTIELKRKQTVNDVVMK